In Sardina pilchardus chromosome 8, fSarPil1.1, whole genome shotgun sequence, a genomic segment contains:
- the hspb3 gene encoding heat shock protein beta-3, which produces MAGVTIKHWATCPVRYGSHFEGRDPDDLTEDHRLFALPGPAFKGIKPRAGAEASAGDGSSPHRLPAEPAFQVLLDVTQFKPEDIMIQVFEGWLLIKGQHGSRMDEHGFIARSFTRKYPLPEGLQAAELRALMCYDGILVVESKEQEP; this is translated from the coding sequence ATGGCGGGTGTCACCATCAAGCACTGGGCGACTTGCCCTGTACGCTATGGGTCCCATTTTGAAGGGAGAGACCCAGACGATCTCACGGAGGACCACAGACTGTTTGCCTTGCCGGGGCCGGCCTTCAAAGGAATCAAGCCGAGGGCCGGAGCAGAGGCATCGGCTGGCGACGGCAGCAGCCCCCACCGGCTGCCCGCGGAGCCTGCCTTTCAGGTGCTTCTGGACGTGACCCAATTCAAGCCAGAGGACATCATGATCCAGGTGTTTGAAGGCTGGCTGCTGATCAAGGGGCAGCATGGGAGCAGGATGGACGAGCACGGCTTCATCGCCCGCAGCTTCACGCGGAAGTACCCGCTGCCAGAGGGGCTTCAGGCGGCTGAGCTGAGAGCTCTGATGTGTTATGATGGGATTCTTGTGGTGGAGAGCAAAGAGCAAGAGCCGTGA